In Antedon mediterranea chromosome 10, ecAntMedi1.1, whole genome shotgun sequence, one genomic interval encodes:
- the LOC140060822 gene encoding breast cancer metastasis-suppressor 1-like protein, producing MPSTRDEVDSDQEDMAQEDSTPDSHSEKTDGDDMEEGTGSDSGSDDSSDMDEEECDKRKTECFDDMTDLEIQFSDLKEILYHERLSQVDSKLEEVHKEYAIEYLKPLKELEEHTQMTLHICGILRKLKLKNIENAYECEGKAALEHYESEKILLKDAFRADLEEKIRKLEEDRHNIDISAELWNESQKKHLRKTDPLHPDKKKKPIAVSGPFIVYMLREFEILEDWTAIMKARGTSSARRKSDHVYRSEAHRHPYSARYEDGRLCYEGLWFGKSSNVVIEKREDTPIRGVITSINTSEIWLKLNDGTKSKLYLSNLQKGKYTIKHV from the exons ATGCCTTCTACTCGAGATGAGGTTGATAGTGATCAAGAAGATATGGCACAAGAAGACAGTACACCTGATAGTCACAGTGAAAAAACCGACGGAGACGATATGGAAGAAGGAACGGGCAGTGACTCTGGCTCTGATGATAGTTCTG acATGGATGAAGAAGAATGTGATAAACGAAAAACTGAATGTTTTGATGACATGACTGATCTTGAAATTCAGTTTtcagatttaaaagaaat ACTATATCATGAACGCCTAAGCCAAGTTGATTCAAAGTTAGAAGAAGTTCACAAAGAATATGCCATAGAATACTTAAAACCGTTGAAAGAACTTGAAGAACACACTCAGATGACCCTGCATATATGTGGTATCCTTCGTAAGCTGAAACTGAAAAATATTGAGAATGCATACGAGTGCGAAGGAAAAGCAGCGCTTGAACATTATGAG AGTGAAAAAATTCTTTTGAAAGATGCATTCCGTGCGGATCTTGAGGAAAAAATTAGAAAGTTAGAGGAAGACCGCCACAATATTGACATTTCTGCAG AATTGTGGAATGAATCTCAAAAGAAACATCTACGAAAAACCGATCCTCTTCATCCGGATAAGAAGAAAAAACCTATAGCTGTTTCTG gTCCTTTTATTGTGTACATGTTGAGAGAATTTGAAATTCTTGAAGACTGGACAGCAATTATGAAG GCCAGAGGAACAAGCAGTGCCAGGCGAAAGTCTGATC atgtGTATCGGTCAGAAGCTCACAGGCATCCATACAGCGCTAGATATGAGGATGGACGATTATGTTACGAGGGTTTATGGTTCGGCAAGTCGTCAAACGTGGTTATAGAGAAACGAGAGGATACACCCATCCG tggTGTTATTACATCCATCAACACAAGTGAAATCTGGTTAAAATTGAATGACGgcacaaaatcaaaattatatCTTTCAAACTTGCAAAAAGGAAAATACACCATAAAACATGTGTGA
- the LOC140060167 gene encoding uncharacterized protein, translated as MDITRGSLDEITRPASSERWRPGSRVSLSNASIRNTPTPLQSSLEILLPDNLGFQDEDLEVEEYISPTEEFEKDEDYTSDIPCENNANVNHSGEEQSDHNDEEKEDNDHMDPKIKEAIKKMEKLDRILAKKMKREKDVKRERLLLEQKLLEELERAKPVGRQEAKESADNTVKFLALKPPPKHYEGILTEEEEVCFSPLFATQPTEINTNKNSGESASDGASTTRSESTGKCSTGKFSTSSRQTSGTNKNKKGAKKGKTITKKNSIDSKDEVDFIHRNIQLASDASNVIAMTDDEKRRLEDLLADVEMLGDDNKQNDENLHTLQLQSVPGIGYQPEQNDMQALKDIDDKLKQLMPLEDYESICSTPREINIHPSILLTHMSDLRESLDVMELGEKVLQENHVMRNQQEKLKNIEKELEKLQNRVEMEIISPRMSTAQFSEFYDEFTDVSSRATSETNSIALSSPRTPRESNPPSRSTVDASSPRSLSQTMSVSPTVSTPESENVRLPLPKDVLQRLLEEARSDMMGGDRSRLSTVREESEPEYSTTSRQSWDCMTNGNARAIMPSLSQSIIQDLIKNPRVTSHSLSSSRANSSLSLSSNTSLSNHQELVSVTSHYSHTESIDNDRTPVPDERENHTDNGKLASGYTTTDDFSGKSIVKQACFDENSLSAASGRETPDDDCNAINQTNGDLSIEEDGSKILTADGRISRSPTSGRISKSSTTGKISSGRISRSILEREIVSPATKKLMHRPHSKDEIKSTSEEKEWKDSPDENGLISNVDGRNQRLDVILQRHSLGVKAQAMLSRTDPEASASRAASATSTFRSDSQASTNTLISSSDFEYENQQGEFLGKESPAGIGFGQVPTPPKTGVPSRTRSKRSMSLDVNDSDEDKGKDDDGGKTFSPPFF; from the exons atggatatAACTCGTGGGAGCTTAGATGAAATTACCAGACCAGCAAGCAGTGAGCGCTGGCGTCCTGGTAGCCGTGTTTCCCTCTCAAATGCTAGTATAAGAAATACACCAACTCCTTTACAGAGTTCATTGGAAATACTGCTGCCAGATAACCTTGGATTTCAG GATGAAGACCTAGAGGTTGAAGAATATATTTCACCAACAGAAGAATTTGAGAAAGATGAGGATTACACAA GCGACATACCATGCGAAAACAATGCCAATGTTAATCATAGTGGAGAGGAACAATCTGAtcataatgatgaagaaaaagaaGATAATGATCACATGGATCCAAAGATTAAAGAGGCAATCAAAAAGATGGAAAAACTAGATCGTATCCTTGCAAAGAAAATGAAACGAGAGAAGGATGTAAAACGAGAGAGACTTCTTCTGGAACAGAAGCTGCTTGAGGAGTTGGAGAGAGCAAAACCTGTAGGCAGACAGGAAGCAAAGGAATCGGCAGATAACACTGTGAAATTCCTGGCTCTCAAGCCACCACCAAAGCACTACGAAG GTATCCTTACAGAAGAGGAAGAGGTTTGCTTCTCACCTTTATTTGCAACACAGCCTACCGAAATAAACACCAACAAGAATTCTGGAGAGTCTGCCAGTGATGGTGCCAGTACAACCAGATCAG AATCTACCGGAAAGTGCTCTACAGGGAAATTCTCAACAAGTAGTCGTCAAACTTCTGgcaccaacaaaaataaaaagggaGCTAAGAAAGGGAAAACAATTACTAAGAAAAATAGTATAGATTCAAAAGATGAAGTGGACTTCATTCACAGAAACATTCAG cttGCATCAGATGCCAGTAATGTTATTGCCATGACAGATGATGAGAAGCGACGGCTTGAAGATCTACTAGCGGATGTAGAGATGTTAGGAGATGACAACAAACAG AATGATGAGAATTTACACACTTTGCAATTACAGTCGGTACCAGGTATCGGTTACCAACCTGAACAAAATGATATGCAGGCTTTGAAAGACATTGATGATAAACTGAAGCAATTAATGCCACTAGAAGACTATGAATCTATCTGTAGCACACCAAGGGAAATCAATATACATCCGTCTATT ctaTTGACACACATGAGTGATCTTCGAGAATCTTTAGATGTGATGGAGTTGGGCGAAAAGGTACTGCAAGAAAATCATGTAATGAGAAACCAGCAGGAAAAATTAAAGAACATTGAAAAGGAGttagaaaaattacaaaatcgtGTTGAAATGGAG ATTATTTCACCTCGAATGTCCACAGCCCAATTCTCAGAGTTCTATGATGAATTTACAGATGTTAGTTCGCGAGCAACATCTGAAACAAATTCTATTGCGTTATCATCTCCGCGAACTCCGCGGGAGAGTAACCCACCGAGTCGCTCAACCGTGGATGCGTCATCTCCAAGGTCGCTCAGTCAGACCATGTCTGTATCACCAACAGTTTCAACACCTGAAAGTGAGAATGTCCGATTACCTCTGCCAAAGGATGTTCTTCAGCGACTGTTAGAGGAAGCAAGGAGTGATATGATGGGAGGTGATAGGAGTCGCCTGAGTACAGTTAGAGAGGAGAGTGAGCCAGAATACTCAACCACCTCAAGGCAGTCGTGGGATTGCATGACAAATGGAAATG CTCGTGCAATCATGCCATCATTATCACAGAGCATTATTCAAGATTTGATTAAGAACCCAAGAGTTACGTCTCACAGTTTGTCCTCCAGCAGAGCCAACAGCTCTTTGTCTCTGTCAAGCAACACTTCTTTATCAAACCACCAGGAATTGGTATCTGTCACTTCTCATTACTCTCATACAGAGAGCATTGATAATGACCGTACACCAGTGCCTGATGAAAGAGAAAATCACACTGACAATGGTAAACTTGCATCAGGGTATACCACAACTGATGATTTTTCTGGTAAATCAATTGTCAAGCAGGCTTGTTTTGATGAGAATAGCCTTAGCGCTGCTTCTGGTAGAGAAACACCTGATGATGACTGTAACGCAATAAATCAAACAAATGGTGACTTGTCTATTGAAGAAGATGGAAGTAAAATTTTGACTGCGGATGGAAGGATATCGAGATCGCCCACCAGTGGGAGAATCTCAAAGTCTTCCACTACAGGGAAGATCTCTAGTGGAAGGATCTCGAGATCAATTTTGGAAAGGGAAATCGTGTCACCAGCTACAAAGAAACTAATGCATAGACCACATagtaaagatgaaataaaatccACATCAGAGGAAAAGGAGTGGAAAGACAGCCCAGATGAAAATGGTTTGATATCAAACGTAGATGGAAGGAATCAGAGACTGGATGTAATACTCCAACGTCACTCTCTAGGAGTGAAAGCACAGGCTATGCTGTCGCGTACTGACCCTGAAGCATCAGCCTCTAGAGCTGCCTCTGCTACGTCAACGTTCCGCTCTGATTCACAAGCTTCTACAAACACTTTAATATCTtcatcagactttgaatatgaaAACCAGCAAGGTGAATTTCTTGGTAAAGAATCTCCTGCTGGCATTGGTTTTGGACAAGTGCCAACACCACCAAAGACTGGTGTGCCTTCAAGAACAAGATCAAAGAGATCCATGTCACTGGATGTAAATGATAGTGATGAAGATAAGGGTAAAGACGATGATGGTGGTAAGACTTTTAGTCcaccatttttttaa